A single region of the Betta splendens chromosome 12, fBetSpl5.4, whole genome shotgun sequence genome encodes:
- the LOC114866867 gene encoding nuclear receptor subfamily 5 group A member 2-like, protein MEYTPDVDLDELCPVCGDKVSGYHYGLLTCESCKGFFKRTVQNNKKYTCAETRDCRIDKTQRKRCPSCRFQKCLHVGMRLEAVRADRMRGGRNKFGPMYKRDRALKQQRKALMQAAGSSHDQQGFSVHPDLVSPRTPLPTAQHDDMRCLLPSLRCLLPSDLPSPSQHHGNYLSNWTINSSSAARAYTSSPPPGPGVPALVLELLRCDPDELQLQNKSAARLLQEQSGWNQHGRLDTFRLTCLLADQMLFFMVDWARTSIFFKQLKVRDQMKLLHNCWSELLLLDIISRQVLYGREDRLLLVTGQEVELSEIVAHASPALISLVQRGQNLVEKLHILKVDRQEFACMKFLTLFNPDVMELEDHQFIENVQEQVEGALLEYTLCTSTRYLERFAHLLLCLSELRSLSMLAEEYLCCKQLSADVPCNNLLIEMLHAKHSWP, encoded by the exons ATGGAGTATACACCTGACGTGGATTTGGACGAGCTGTGTCCGGTCTGTGGAGATAAAGTCTCCGGGTACCATTATGGCCTGTTGACCTGTGAAAGCTGCAAG gGCTTTTTTAAAAGAACCGTCCAAAACAACAAGAAGTACACGTGCGCGGAGACGCGCGACTGCCGGATCGATAAGACGCAGAGGAAACGCTGTCCGTCCTGCAGGTTCCAGAAGTGTCTTCATGTCGGCATGCGACTGGAAG CTGTTCGTGCAGATCGCATGAGAGGTGGCAGGAACAAGTTCGGACCCATGTACAAGCGTGACCGGgccctgaagcagcagagaaaagctCTGATGCAGGCTGCTGGATCCAGTCACGACCAGCAAGGCTTTAGCGTCCACCCAGACCTCGTCTCCCCCAGAACCCCACTGCCCACGGCTCAGCATGACGACATGCGCTGCCTCCTTCCGTCACTGCGCTGCCTCCTGCCCTCAGACCTGCCCAGCCCCAGCCAGCACCACGGGAACTACCTCTCAAACTGGACAATCAATTCCAGCTCTGCCGCCAGAGCCTACACGTCCAGCCCCCCTCCGGGTCCTGGGGTTCCTGCACTGGTGCTGGAGCTCCTGCGCTGTGACCccgatgagctgcagctgcagaacaaGTCAGCCGCTcgcctcctgcaggagcagagcgGCTGGAACCAGCACGGCCGCCTCGACACCTTCCGCCTGACGTGCCTCCTGGCCGACCAGATGCTGTTCTTCATGGTGGACTGGGCTCGAACGTCCATCTTCTTCAAACAACTTAAA GTGAGGGACCAGATGAAGTTACTGCACAACTGCTGGAGTGAGCTGTTGCTCCTGGACATCATCTCCAGACAGGTCCTGTACGGGAGAGAGGACCGGCTGCTCCTGGTCACGGGGCAGGAA GTGGAGCTGTCAGAGATAGTTGCTCATGCCAGTCCTGCCTTGATCAGCCTGGTCCAGAGAGGACAGAACCTGGTTGAGAAGCTCCACATCCTAAAGGTGGACCGCCAAGAGTTTGCTTGTATGAAGTTCCTGACTCTTTTTAACCCAG ATGTGATGGAGCTTGAAGACCATCAGTTCATAGAAAATGTCCAGGAGCAGGTGGAAGGAGCCTTGTTGGAGTACACCCTGTGCACCTCGACTCGGTACCTCGAACGCTTcgctcatctgctgctgtgtctgtctgagctgCGCTCCCTCAGCATGTTAGCTGAAGAATATCTGTGCTGCAAACAACTGAGTGCAGACGTGCCCTGCAACAACCTGCTCATTGAAATGCTGCACGCCAAGCACAGCTGGCCATGA